Within the Catalinimonas niigatensis genome, the region AAGAAGATGAAATGCTGGATTTATACAAGTTTCTGGGAGGCGAGGTAAGACGTTATTTTTCAAATCTGACACCTGGAAATGAAGCTGCTATGCCCGAAGGACCGGTAGTCGCTTCAGGAGGGGCTCCGCGAGGGCAGGAAGAGCGTACTGTAGTCAGCAGAGGAACCAGGTTTGGCCTTCCCTATCCCGAAGAAGTAGATGCACCTTCGGTTCGTTACTACTCGGAGGGCTATGGTTTGGGTCATCCCTATATCATGCCTCCTCCCTGGTCTGAGATCATGGCCTATGATTTGAACCTGGGAACCATTCTATGGAAAGTACCCCTTGGCAGGAGTGAAAATGGTGCAAATACAGGACTGCCGAGAGGCTCTCAACGAAACGGAATGATCGTGACTTCCACCGGACTAGTGTTCGCCACGGCAAGAGACAGCAGAATCTATGCGTTTGATGCGGATACCGGAGAGGAACTGTGGGTGGGAGAGTTGCCCACTGGTACCGAAGGTCTTCCTGCCATGTATGCAGTCAACGGACGGCAGTATCTGGTGATCAATGCGAGCACTCCGCCCACGCTTTGGGGACACCAGACGAAGAAGGACGAAAACGAGTCCTCAACATTACAAAGAGCCTATGTGGTTTTTGCGTTGCCCGAATGACAACTGTAGACCATAAGAAAAAGAGATGTGAAAACGGAGAGATACATCCATCATATGAATTTCATTTTAACATTGACAATAGCATAACCAGTATCCACTTAACCCACAGACATGAAAGCCTTTATATTTTTCATATTACTACTTGCTGTTTCTTTGCTTTCTTTTGCACAGTCAGGATCGGATGCACCCGAGCATCAATCCAGCCTAACTTTTATTCCTGATCGTATTATTAGTGGTGAAAACCTTGATGCATGGGATGAGCTAGGACGGGCAAACTGGAAAGTACAAAATGGAGAATTAGTAGGCACAGCTGCTGCTGCCGGAGGAGGATGGCTGGTATTGGACAGTGCGTATCAGGATATCGGTTTTCGTGCATTGTTTAAGTACACTGAAGGAAGTGAAACAGGCATATTATTTAGGATGGAAAAAACAGATCAGGGTAGTAAAGGGGTGTTGATTTCCATAAAGGATGAAGTGATACCTTATCAGGTAACGCTGGATGCGCAGGGAAAAGAATTGTCGCGGGAGAGATTAAGACGTGCAGGTGGAATATGGTACCGAATGGCTCCACCAGAAGATGAAAATGATAAGCAGCCCAGAACAAGCAATAGAATACCACCCCGCCCCGAGCCTGAAGTCGACTTGCCTGTCACAAAACCTAATGATGCATTGCGTCCCGGCGACTGGAACCAGATTGAAGTCTTTCTGGATCTGAATGTGATTAGAACTTTTCTCAATGATGGTAGCGAGATAGGAGGAGCAGTAGATGGGGATTTAGCCCTTGATGGATACGGACCCATCGCATTGTTTGCAGGAGGAACCGGTGAAGTTCGTTTTAAAGACATCATGCTGAAAGACATATCCATGAGAGAAATGCCTAAGGAAGTTTCTTCACCCCGATTTAATGTTCAATGTATCAATGACTTATATTATTCATGGGGTGTTGCTGCTGCGGATTTTAACCGAGACGCAGTGCTGGATGTGATGGCAGGTCCCTATATTTATTATGGACCAGATTATACGGATCATCGTGAAATTTATCCGGCCATAGCGGCCAACCCATCCCTGGAGTTCAATAATAATCGTTTGCAGCACGCATACGATTTTGACCAGGATGGATGGCCTGATGTGTTGTTTAGCGCCTTTGGTGCAAAACTTTATATGAACCCACAAGGAGAAAATCGCCGTTGGAAAAGTTATGATATATTGCCTGATGTCCCCCAGGGGGAAGTGACCGAATTTGTGGATATAGACGAAGATGGAATACCGGAACTGGTGTATGCCTCACGGGATGTGCTGAAATATGCTAAACCCGACCCTTCAGACCCTACCAAAGCCTGGCAGGAATACAACATTTCTGAAAAGGGATATGCCATAGCACATGGTATTGGCACCGGCGACATTAATGGCGATGGACGATTGGATGTGATCAATGCTTTTGGATGGTGGGAACAACCCGTGACATTAGAAAGTGGAAAACCCTGGATATACCATCCGGTCGCCTTTGGCAGGTACGGGCACCGGAGTAGAGGCATAGGGGGCAGTATTATGGCTGTCTATGATGTGAATGGCAATGGCCTGAATGATGTAGTGACCAATTTAAATGCGCATGGGTTTGGCCTTGCGTGGTTTGAGCAACAGCGTGATGGAAATGGTAAAATCTCATTTGTAAAACACATGATCAGTGATGATTATTCGGCAGAAAATGCTGGAGAGGTTACTTTCTCACAACCTCATGGCGCTACCTTTGCAGATATAGACCAGGATGGTGTACAAGACTTTATCGTAGGGAAGCGCCATTTCACTCATTTGGATAATTACTATGATCCTGATCCTCACAGCCCACCGGTTATATACTGGTATAAGACTGTTCGTAATCCGGATGCGCCCGGAGGTGCGAAATTTGTTCCTGAATTGATTCACAATCGATCAGGAGCAGGTTCTGAAATAGTTGCTGTGGATCTGAATGAAGATGGCTCAGTAGATATTATCACCTCAACCAACCGGGGAACTTTCATATTCTGGAATCGATAGCAGGATCAGCACTTATACAAAAGATATCTGTATAAATAGTAAAATGTACTGCTATGGGAATTTTCTGATGACTTGTTTTAAGCATAGGATGAACTTCCTGCTTTTGCTAAAAATTTCTCTTAATGCAGAAACTCAAGATCTAGACCATCACTGTAGTACGTGAGTGAGATTAGTTTCCGAAATGATTTTTTTGAGAGCTCTATATCCGGGCATTAAAATAGGCATACAGCTTTGTATTTTCAGTATTTTCTCATCTTACAACTTTCCAAAACATTGATGAACTAAAAGGATTTAATAATAATGATAGAGCGATAGGAATGAATACAATGTATAAGAGAATGCCTTAAAGTTTTTGGAAGCTAATTTTTAAAAGATAATGTCAATACGAGATAAAATCGCCTTAGTATCAGGAGCAAGTAGAGGAATCGGAAAAGCCATTGCTATCGCTTTGGCTAAAGAAGGTATTCACGTAGCTGTAAATTACATTTCCGATACAGCCGGTGCTGAAGCTACCTGCCGTGAGGTAGCCTCTTTTGGTGTCAGGTCTTTGGCCATCAAAGCAGATGTCTCTGATGCAACTGCTGTTTTGGATATGGTAAGAGAAGTACAGGAAAAGTTAGGAGGCATAGATATTCTCATTAACAATGCTGGTATAGTGCATAAAGCGACACTAGAAGAATTAACGGTAGAAGACTGGGACAAAGTAATGAACATCAATCTCAGGTCTGCTTTTCTACTGACCCAGGCTTGTATAGGCCATATGCGTCAGGAATCATGGGGAAGAATAATTAATATTTCTTCAGTGGCGGCACAAACTGGGGGTGTCACAAGTCCGCTTTATGTAGCGTCTAAAGCCGGTATGATTGGGCTTACTCATTCCTATGCGTCCTTGTTAATGAAAAATGGTATCACCTCCAATGCGATTACACCAGCTTTGATAAAAACTGATATGGTAACCAAAGACCTAAAACTAGATTCAGCGGCTAAAATTCCTATGGGCCGTTTTGGCACAGCTGAAGAAGTAGCTGAGGTAGCTGTGATGCTGGTCAAGAACGCCTACATAACAGGTCAAACGATCAATGTAAACGGCGGATGGTACTTTAGTTGATCTACAAATTATTCATGATAAAGCATATCCGTGATCTCAGTCATGTTTTCCTGATGAATCGGTTTACACTGGATTTCCAGCGTCTCTCCCAAAAAGTCTTCAAAGTATTGAATTTCTATCGGATGATAGCCTGCCTTAAGCGCGATTTGGCCTTCTTCTCGGGAAGTACTATGCGAACCATCATTTTCTATCACATTTTGCCCGGCAATGATCAACCTTGCCCCATCGTCAGACCTCAGGCTAAATGTGTACATGCCTTCCTCAGCTACTTTTACATAACCGCTATATTGGATGGCAAAGTGATCTTCTCTCTCACCTGCGATTTTTTCTACATCTAAATCCGTAGCTACGCCTGATTTAACAGCTTTTAAAGCATCAAAATCCGGTAGTTTTTTCCATTCCCCTTCGTAGTATTGAAACTGTAAGCCTTTTTTAGCTCTGGCTACCTTTTGAGATTTGACGGCCTTTACCTTCTCAAACTGCATACTATGCACCGGACCTGCCAGACCATCACGCATGATCCTAGCCTGTATGTTTGTGCTCTGTTCAATGGGCAAAGCTTCTGCGTAGAGTGCTGAGTTTGCATCCGGAGTGCTGCCATCCAGGGTATACCTGATTTCTGCCTCTGCAAAAGGATAGGTAAATGATAGATCAAGCGGCTCTAAAAACTTAGACTGTTCCGGTTCCATTTTCAGTTCACTAAAAGCTTCAGCTTCCAGCAGTTTCTGGCCCTGAAGTACCATATTTTTCAGGCTATCCACTTGGTAAGATAATGCCCAGTGCAGCAGCAAAGGATCAGCTTTTTCTGCCAGTTCTTCGGAAGCCGTGGGCTGAAAATGAAAGCTGATTTCTTCACTGGATTTAGGTGCGATGGTAACTTCCCACTGGCTTTTGTCTGCCTGCAGTTGATGATGGTGCAGGAGCGAAGCACTCAGTAGCATGGGAACATCCGTGGGGTTCGCCACCAGCAGGCTGGCCCTTCCGGTCTGAGAGGCTTTTTCATCCAGCAGCACTTCTGAGGGCATGTCTGCTGCTTCCAGCAAGGCAGACGCCAGCGCTCTTCCCTGAATGGTGACAATGTCTTTTTCAATGATGCCATCCAGTGCCACATTGACAATCACCGGTCCGTTTTCTTTGGTCATGGTTACCCATACAACATGGTCAAACTCACCGAAGGAAGCTCCTCTGAGTTGGCTGCCACCTCCGGTAGTACCCAGCGTGATGTAGTTTTTATCATACCTTTCTTCGTACAGGTAACGATGGCGGTGTCCGGCAATCACACTATAGTCACGATTCTGCAGCAAAGCTTCAATGTCCTGAAATCCGCTCAGGTCCTCATAATCCCAGATGGGGTGGTGCATAAACAGCATCGTCCAACGTACATCAGTATTTTCCTGCAACACGTTCTTGACATAACTGATCTGCGCTTCACTCAGCGTAACGCCATCCCCATCGTTGGTATCCATGCAGATGAACAGTACATCCTGATAAAGAAAGGCGTAATAGCTTTTACCAAACCTTTCTTTCCAGGCTTCGCGCATCACTTCATTAGAAATGTCATGGTTACCAGGCAGGTAAAAGAAAGGCGCTTCTAATTTTTCAATAAAGCCATTGAATTCATTCCACTCCTCTTCAATAATTTTTTCATCTTTGGTATAGCCCTCAATGAAATCACCTACGCTCATCACAAATTCAGGCTGCAAAAGATTGAGTTTATGTACGGCTTTTTCAAAAATACCGGGTCGGTGGCCGCCCGTACGGTCGCTGACGATGGCAAACTGGAAAGCCTGTGGGTCATTGGCAAACTGCTCATGCGACCAGGGTTTCTGCTGGCCAAACTCTTCCAATAGTCGGAAAGGAGGGGTTTCCTGTGCCATCAAACCGGAAGTAATACAGAGCAAGAGGCAGGCTAGGGGAATTTTATAAGTATGAATCATGAGGCTTAAGGTTAGGTGTAAATAATGGCTGAATTTAAAGTTCTATATTCGTCTCAGGATGCACAATTTTGTTAAATTTCTGTAAACAAAATTTTATTTCTTCATAAAAACTTAACTTTTAATTTTTACTTCTCAAAGCATGAGTTTACATATTGACATTTTGAGCAAGCCCTTTACTTCTATGATCAAAAATGTCTGGATAAGTTTTTTCGCTTTCACGCTTCTGGCCTGTCAGCCTGAGCAACAACAGGATGCACCTATGTTGAGGCTGGTAAGCCCTGAAGAAAGCGGACTTTCGTTTACCAATGTGCTGCAGGAAAGTCCTGAACTGAATATCATCAGCTTTGAATATTTTTACAATGGAGCCGGGATAGGAGTGGGAGATTTCAACCGGGATGGTTTGCAGGACCTTTTCTTCTCTTCCAACATGGGAGAAAACAAGCTTTACCTGAATCAGCATGACTTCCGGTTTGAAGAAATTACTAAACAGGCGGGTATCCGCAATGCTGGAAAGTGGGCTACCGGCGTATCTGTCGTAGATATCAACCAGGATGGCTGGCCGGATATTTATGTTTGCTTCGCCGGTCCACAGGCTGATCCCCAGCAAAGGCGTAACGAGCTGTATGTCAACCAGCAGAATGGCCCGGAAGGCTATCCGACTTTCAAGGAAATGGCAGAAGCCTACGGACTGGCGGATAGCGGCCATAGCACCATGGCTGCCTTTCTGGATTATGACCGAGACGGAGACCTGGATATGTACTTGCTCACCAACATTATCGATCAGACGGGACCGAATGTGATTCGTCCAAAACGTATCAAAGGAGAGATGATCAATACCGACAGGCTGTACCGGAATGAAGGTGTAGGCGCAACCGGGCATCCAGTGTATAAAGATGTGAGTGCAGAGGCGGGCATCACCATTGAAGGCTATGGGCTGGGTGTATCTGTGGTGGATGTGAACCAGGACGGCTGGCCGGATATCTATGTCTCCAATGATTATCTGTCCAATGATCTGCTCTATGTCAACCAGCAAAATGGACCGGATGGATCTCCTGCTTTCGTGGACCAAGCGGCGGAATACTTCAGGCATCAGAGTTATTCTGCCATGGGCAATGATGTGGCGGATTTTGACAATGATGCCCTTCCGGATATCCTGACCCTGGACATGCTGCCTCCGGATAACCGAAGGAAAAAACTGATGTTTGGAGAGACCAACTACAACCGCTACCGCTCAGAGATTCAATACGGCTACACGCCACAGTTCATGCGAAATACCCTTCAGTGGCACAGAGGTTTCAAACCTGATGGATCACCTGCTTTCAGCGAGATTGGCCAGCTGGCAGGAGTGGAGGCTACCGACTGGAGCTGGAGTGCGCTCTGGGCAGATATGGACATGGATGGATTTCGCGATCTGCTGGTGACCAATGGCTATCCGCGAGACATCACCAATCGGGATTTTGCTTCTTATAAGATGCAGGAATTCAGCAAGGCGTCGTATACAGAGGAGATGAAAGAACGCTTTGTGGAAGCCATCAACCAGATTGAAGGCACCCATCTTCCTAATATGGTCTTTCACAATGAGGCTGATTTAAGCTTTGAAAATGTATCGGAGACCTGGGGTTTTCGTGAGCCTTCCTATTCTACCGGGGCGGTGTACGTTGACTTGGATAATGATGGAGACCTGGATTATGTGACCAATAATACCCATGCTCCTGCTTTTGTGTACGAAAACCTTGCTGATGACAGGCTAAATCACCATTGGCTCAGGCTGCATCTGGAAGGGCCGGAAGGTAATCTGGCAGGCTTGGGAGCCAAGCTTTGGTGCTATTTGCCAGACAAAGTCTTGTTCGCAGAGCATTCTCCCTACCGAGGGTATCAATCTAGCGTAGACCCGCGCATCCACTTTGGTCTGGGAAATGATACACGTGTGGATTCGCTTCGGATCGTGTGGCCTTCCGGGAAGGTTCAGCTGCTTTACGATCTGGAAGCCGACCAGGAAATCGTCCTGAAAAGCTCCGAGGCATCGCTTCAGAAAACGGTAGATCCTCAAAAAACTCCTGTTCCAACCTTTGTCCAGGCGAATCAGAAAAGAAAGATTCGTTTCCAACATGAGGAGCAGCATTTTGGAGATTTTAACGTCCAACCGCTCTTGCCTCACAAACTCTCTCAGCAGGGGCCTGCCATCGCGGTGGCAGATGTGAATGGGGATGGTCTGGAAGACTTTTTTGTAGGAGGTGCTTTCAAACAGAGTGGACAATTTTTTCTGCAACAGCATGATGGTAGTTTTACCTCCAAGCCCCTGAGCGATACGCTAAAGTACGAAGAGGATCATGGCAGTCTATTTTTTGACGCAGATGGGGATGGAGATCAGGATCTGTACATCGTCAGTGGAGGGAATGAGTTTGCCTATGGGTCTTCCTACTATCAAGACCGGCTTTATCTCAACAATGGGCGTGGACAGTTTACGCTAAGTACCACTGCTTTGCCCGAACTCAATACCGCCAGTGCCTCTGTGGTAGCAGCAGATTATGACCAGGATGGTGACATTGACCTTTTCATCGGTGGCAGACATAAGCCACAGCAATATCCGCTTTCGGGAAGAAGTTATTTGCTGGAAAACCAGGGAGGGAAATTTATAGATGCTACCCAGGCAAAAGCACCTCAACTGCAACATGCGGGGATGGTCACCTCCGCGTTGTGGACAGATGTTGATCAGGATGGATGGGAAGACTTAATGGTGGTGGGAGAGTGGATGAGTCCGCAGGTGTACAAAAATCATGAAGGTCAGTTGAAGAGCATAGACATTCCTGCTTTTGCTGAGCTTAGCGGATGGTGGAACAGCCTGCTGGGGATAGATTTTGACCAGGATGGAGATATGGATTATGTGGCCGGAAATCTGGGACTGAATTCCCGATACCAGGCCGATAGCCTTTCTCCGCTACAATTAATCGTGAATGATTTTAACCAGGACAAGCGAATAGATGCGATACTGGCTTATGAGCAGAATGGCATAACTTACCCTGTGCATCCGCGGGATGATATGCTGCGCCAGCTAAATCACCTCAAAAGAAAATATTCCAGTTATGCATCCTTTGCTGAGGCTGGCATAGCAGATATTTTTTCGCCGGAAGAATTAAAAAGTGCCAGGATGCTGGAGAGCCGGGAGATGCGTAGCTGTTATTTTGAAAATCTGGGTGGTTTTAACTTTGCAGTCAAAGCATTGCCCATTGAAGCGCAGCTAGGGCCAGTGTATGGTATGCTTAGCGGCGACTTTAACCAGGATTCCTATCCCGATCTGCTCCTGACAGGCAATTCCTATGCCCCTGAAGTCATCAGCGGGCCTTATGATGCTTTGAAAGGAGTATTGCTGATAGGCGATGGTCAGGGTAATTTCAAAAGTGAGCCATCGGCAAAGAGTGGATTTTGGGTGGAGGAAGATGCCAAAGCCCTGACCCATGTGAAACTCAATGATGGCACAGAGTTGATTTTGGCCAGCCAGAACAATGGAGAACTCCTTGCTTTTGAAATAAACGCGGATGCCAGGAAATACTACGGTTTTGGGCAGGATGTCAGGGAAGTAGAAGTGTTTTTTACAGATGGCCGCAGGCAGAAAGTGGAACTCTACCAAGGAAGTGGCTATCTGAGTCAGGCTGGCAGAGGAATTTGGCTAGTACCCGATCAGGTAGAAAAGATGGAGGTGAAAAAGCAGGCAGCCACGCCGGATTCTCTTTATGTTCAGTCCTCCCTGGAAAAATAGTACTGCCGATACCTCTGTTGGTTGGGCTGCGTGTACAGCGGCTTGAGGTCTTCTTTCAATATCATATGTCTGGAATCAAGGGAGAGAATCTGAAAAACGGATAGGGTCTGTGTGCGTCCGGCATCCAACCATTTCAGCGTATCCTTTTCTATCACATAGCGCATCTCTTTTTCCTCATCAGCCTTGGAGATGACCAGCGTATCAGCTTGGTACAAATAAATGATCTCTTCATCGCCTGCCTCGCTGTACTGAAAACGATTGTAGTAGTGCAGGGTAGAATCCACTCGCCAGCCCCCTTCAATGGAATACTCAGGCTGCTGGCAGGCCTGACAAAGGAACAAGAGTAATAAAAAAGTACGCATATCAAAAAGAAACCTGATCCACAAAGATCAGGTTCTTAGTTAACAATCCGAGAAATTAACTATGATAAAATATTCATGAATTTTTAGTAGTTGGGATTTTGTTCCAGCACTCCATTGCTCAGATCTATTTCACGCTGAGGAATTGCAAAAAAGTAGTGTTTGGGCCGCTGGAAATTTCTGGGCGGATCAAAAGGTCCTCTGTCTTCCGCATAGATTGCTACAATGTCTACGATGCCTGCTTTGTCCCAGCGCATCAGATCCTGGTGACGCTGATTTTCTCCTGCCAGCTCTACTCTTCTTTCGTGAATCAAATCCTGCATGGTGGCATTGGAAATGGTGGGGAGATCGTTCCTTTGTCTTACAGCATTGATTTCTGCATCCCCACTTTGTCCGGAGCGGATTTTGGCTTCCGCCACCAGCAGGTAAACATCCGCTGCTCTGAGGATGGGCACATTCTGTCCGTCATTCAAACCTCCGCTTGGCCTCCAGGAAGCATATTTCTGGAAGTGATAGCCTGTTTGAGAAAGGTCAGTGGTATATTCAACAAGCCCCTGATCACCACCAATATCAACCATTTCACCGGGCATAAATAAGGTATAATCCAAACGGGGATCGCCTTCTTCAAACTCATCTACCAGATTCTGCACAGGCTCATGAAAGTCCCATCCTCCCCAGGGCCTCGGTGTAGTATAAATGATTTGCGCCGTTCCCTGCCATCCATCCAGGGCCTGCACCGAAAAGAGCATTTCAGGATTATTTTCCGTTTCTATGCGGAAGTTATCAGCAAAGCTACCGGCAAGGGCATAAGGTCCGTTGATGACATTGTTGCCGTATTCAATGGTTTTCGGAAAATCCTCACGGTAGAGGGAGAGCTTGGCTAAAAATCCCCAGGCTGATCCTTTGGTGGGGCGTCCTGCTTCTGAAGCATCATGGGTAAGTGGCAGAAGGTCAGCAGCCTGCAACCAGTCGGCTTCAATCTGATCATAGGTTTCTTCCAGCGTAGCTCTGGGTTTGTTGAATTCGTTGTTGAGTACGTCTTCTTCCAGAATGAGAGGTACACCTCCATAGATCACCGCCAGACGCCAATAGGCAAAAGCGCGCATGAAGTAGGCTTCACCCAGGGTTCGGTCTTTCAAACTTTGGTCCATCTCTATTCCGGGGACGTTGATAAGCACTGCATTGGCCCGGGAAACGATCTCATACTTGGGTTTCCAACTGAAGGCCAGTTGAGGATTATCCGCATCAAAGGTGAATTCCTCTATGGCCTGATCTTCCCCATGATCACCGGCACGGTACTGATCGTCCGAAGGAATATCAAACGTATGCTCGGCATGACCATAAAAATCCTCGTAAGTCAGCGGCTCATACATGGCATTGGCAGCAGCCACGGCATCTTCTCCGTTGCGCCAGAAGTCTACGGAAGTGGACTGTCCGTAAGGGGTGGATTCCAACAGCTCATCGTTATTACAGGAGACAAGGGAAACCACACAAAACAAGAGTAATAATCTTTGTACTAATATGTTCATGTTGATAGAAGGTCTTGCGTTAAAAAGTAATATTAGCTCCCACTGTCCAGGTACGGGCCTGCGGATACTGGGCATAGTCTACATTCAACTGTGAGATGTTGTTGTCATTGCCATTTAAATCAACGTAGCCTAGCTCAGGGTCCATACCACTATAGTTCGTAATCGTAAACACATTCTGTCCCGTGACATAAAACCTTGCTCTGCTTACGC harbors:
- a CDS encoding VCBS repeat-containing protein; the encoded protein is MSLHIDILSKPFTSMIKNVWISFFAFTLLACQPEQQQDAPMLRLVSPEESGLSFTNVLQESPELNIISFEYFYNGAGIGVGDFNRDGLQDLFFSSNMGENKLYLNQHDFRFEEITKQAGIRNAGKWATGVSVVDINQDGWPDIYVCFAGPQADPQQRRNELYVNQQNGPEGYPTFKEMAEAYGLADSGHSTMAAFLDYDRDGDLDMYLLTNIIDQTGPNVIRPKRIKGEMINTDRLYRNEGVGATGHPVYKDVSAEAGITIEGYGLGVSVVDVNQDGWPDIYVSNDYLSNDLLYVNQQNGPDGSPAFVDQAAEYFRHQSYSAMGNDVADFDNDALPDILTLDMLPPDNRRKKLMFGETNYNRYRSEIQYGYTPQFMRNTLQWHRGFKPDGSPAFSEIGQLAGVEATDWSWSALWADMDMDGFRDLLVTNGYPRDITNRDFASYKMQEFSKASYTEEMKERFVEAINQIEGTHLPNMVFHNEADLSFENVSETWGFREPSYSTGAVYVDLDNDGDLDYVTNNTHAPAFVYENLADDRLNHHWLRLHLEGPEGNLAGLGAKLWCYLPDKVLFAEHSPYRGYQSSVDPRIHFGLGNDTRVDSLRIVWPSGKVQLLYDLEADQEIVLKSSEASLQKTVDPQKTPVPTFVQANQKRKIRFQHEEQHFGDFNVQPLLPHKLSQQGPAIAVADVNGDGLEDFFVGGAFKQSGQFFLQQHDGSFTSKPLSDTLKYEEDHGSLFFDADGDGDQDLYIVSGGNEFAYGSSYYQDRLYLNNGRGQFTLSTTALPELNTASASVVAADYDQDGDIDLFIGGRHKPQQYPLSGRSYLLENQGGKFIDATQAKAPQLQHAGMVTSALWTDVDQDGWEDLMVVGEWMSPQVYKNHEGQLKSIDIPAFAELSGWWNSLLGIDFDQDGDMDYVAGNLGLNSRYQADSLSPLQLIVNDFNQDKRIDAILAYEQNGITYPVHPRDDMLRQLNHLKRKYSSYASFAEAGIADIFSPEELKSARMLESREMRSCYFENLGGFNFAVKALPIEAQLGPVYGMLSGDFNQDSYPDLLLTGNSYAPEVISGPYDALKGVLLIGDGQGNFKSEPSAKSGFWVEEDAKALTHVKLNDGTELILASQNNGELLAFEINADARKYYGFGQDVREVEVFFTDGRRQKVELYQGSGYLSQAGRGIWLVPDQVEKMEVKKQAATPDSLYVQSSLEK
- a CDS encoding RagB/SusD family nutrient uptake outer membrane protein, which encodes MNILVQRLLLLFCVVSLVSCNNDELLESTPYGQSTSVDFWRNGEDAVAAANAMYEPLTYEDFYGHAEHTFDIPSDDQYRAGDHGEDQAIEEFTFDADNPQLAFSWKPKYEIVSRANAVLINVPGIEMDQSLKDRTLGEAYFMRAFAYWRLAVIYGGVPLILEEDVLNNEFNKPRATLEETYDQIEADWLQAADLLPLTHDASEAGRPTKGSAWGFLAKLSLYREDFPKTIEYGNNVINGPYALAGSFADNFRIETENNPEMLFSVQALDGWQGTAQIIYTTPRPWGGWDFHEPVQNLVDEFEEGDPRLDYTLFMPGEMVDIGGDQGLVEYTTDLSQTGYHFQKYASWRPSGGLNDGQNVPILRAADVYLLVAEAKIRSGQSGDAEINAVRQRNDLPTISNATMQDLIHERRVELAGENQRHQDLMRWDKAGIVDIVAIYAEDRGPFDPPRNFQRPKHYFFAIPQREIDLSNGVLEQNPNY
- a CDS encoding PA14 domain-containing protein; amino-acid sequence: MIHTYKIPLACLLLCITSGLMAQETPPFRLLEEFGQQKPWSHEQFANDPQAFQFAIVSDRTGGHRPGIFEKAVHKLNLLQPEFVMSVGDFIEGYTKDEKIIEEEWNEFNGFIEKLEAPFFYLPGNHDISNEVMREAWKERFGKSYYAFLYQDVLFICMDTNDGDGVTLSEAQISYVKNVLQENTDVRWTMLFMHHPIWDYEDLSGFQDIEALLQNRDYSVIAGHRHRYLYEERYDKNYITLGTTGGGSQLRGASFGEFDHVVWVTMTKENGPVIVNVALDGIIEKDIVTIQGRALASALLEAADMPSEVLLDEKASQTGRASLLVANPTDVPMLLSASLLHHHQLQADKSQWEVTIAPKSSEEISFHFQPTASEELAEKADPLLLHWALSYQVDSLKNMVLQGQKLLEAEAFSELKMEPEQSKFLEPLDLSFTYPFAEAEIRYTLDGSTPDANSALYAEALPIEQSTNIQARIMRDGLAGPVHSMQFEKVKAVKSQKVARAKKGLQFQYYEGEWKKLPDFDALKAVKSGVATDLDVEKIAGEREDHFAIQYSGYVKVAEEGMYTFSLRSDDGARLIIAGQNVIENDGSHSTSREEGQIALKAGYHPIEIQYFEDFLGETLEIQCKPIHQENMTEITDMLYHE
- a CDS encoding 3-oxoacyl-ACP reductase family protein; translation: MSIRDKIALVSGASRGIGKAIAIALAKEGIHVAVNYISDTAGAEATCREVASFGVRSLAIKADVSDATAVLDMVREVQEKLGGIDILINNAGIVHKATLEELTVEDWDKVMNINLRSAFLLTQACIGHMRQESWGRIINISSVAAQTGGVTSPLYVASKAGMIGLTHSYASLLMKNGITSNAITPALIKTDMVTKDLKLDSAAKIPMGRFGTAEEVAEVAVMLVKNAYITGQTINVNGGWYFS
- a CDS encoding FG-GAP-like repeat-containing protein, producing the protein MKAFIFFILLLAVSLLSFAQSGSDAPEHQSSLTFIPDRIISGENLDAWDELGRANWKVQNGELVGTAAAAGGGWLVLDSAYQDIGFRALFKYTEGSETGILFRMEKTDQGSKGVLISIKDEVIPYQVTLDAQGKELSRERLRRAGGIWYRMAPPEDENDKQPRTSNRIPPRPEPEVDLPVTKPNDALRPGDWNQIEVFLDLNVIRTFLNDGSEIGGAVDGDLALDGYGPIALFAGGTGEVRFKDIMLKDISMREMPKEVSSPRFNVQCINDLYYSWGVAAADFNRDAVLDVMAGPYIYYGPDYTDHREIYPAIAANPSLEFNNNRLQHAYDFDQDGWPDVLFSAFGAKLYMNPQGENRRWKSYDILPDVPQGEVTEFVDIDEDGIPELVYASRDVLKYAKPDPSDPTKAWQEYNISEKGYAIAHGIGTGDINGDGRLDVINAFGWWEQPVTLESGKPWIYHPVAFGRYGHRSRGIGGSIMAVYDVNGNGLNDVVTNLNAHGFGLAWFEQQRDGNGKISFVKHMISDDYSAENAGEVTFSQPHGATFADIDQDGVQDFIVGKRHFTHLDNYYDPDPHSPPVIYWYKTVRNPDAPGGAKFVPELIHNRSGAGSEIVAVDLNEDGSVDIITSTNRGTFIFWNR